In a genomic window of Epinephelus fuscoguttatus linkage group LG23, E.fuscoguttatus.final_Chr_v1:
- the gpr185b gene encoding G-protein coupled receptor 12 isoform X1: protein MMVLTGRKLNTVSSTWRPIAMILSLAAAAMSSGSSLNSSSPLDPFDSSTSWSLAEDPSNSSSEPVVRTLTPDLQPATTAVAIQEVSPWDIALCVTGTLISCENALVIAVLFYTPTLRAPMFILIGSLAVADLLAGLGLILNFVFTYLVDSSVEFVTLLSVGLLISAFSASVLNILAITVDRYLSLYNALTYHTERTVTFTYVMVVFIWVSCLTLGLLPALGWNCLRDESTCSICRPVTKNNAVALAVTFLLVFALMMQLYLQICKIAFRHAQQIAVQHQFVAISTTKGVSTLSAILCAFGACWLPFAMYSIVADSSYPVIYTYATVLPATCCSVINPIIYAFRNPDIQKSLWMACCGCVPSNLSLRPRTSSDV from the exons ATGATGGTTTTGACTGGGAGGAAACTGAACACCGTCTCCAGTACCTGGCGCCCTATAG CTATGATTCTCTCCCTGGCCGCAGCAGCCATGAGTAGCGGCAGCAGCCTCaactcctcctcccccctcgaCCCCTTcgactcctccacctcctggaGCCTGGCTGAGGACCCTTCCAACTCCTCCTCTGAACCAGTCGTGCGAactctgacccctgacctccaGCCGGCGACCACCGCTGTAGCCATCCAGGAAGTCAGCCCCTGGGATATCGCGCTTTGCGTGACCGGGACGCTCATCTCCTGTGAGAACGCTCTGGTGATCGCCGTGCTGTTCTACACGCCGACTCTCCGGGCTCCCATGTTCATCTTGATTGGATCGCTGGCGGTGGCGGACCTTCTCGCCGGCTTGGGCCTCATCTTGAACTTTGTCTTCACTTACTTGGTCGACAGCTCGGTGGAGTTTGTGACACTGTTGTCGGTTGGACTGCTCATCTCGGCCTTCTCTGCCTCCGTCCTCAACATCCTTGCCATCACAGTGGACCGTTACCTGTCGCTGTACAACGCCCTGACCTACCACACTGAGCGGACAGTCACCTTCACCTACGTGATGGTGGTCTTCATCTGGGTGTCATGCCTAACGCTCGGCTTGCTGCCGGCGCTCGGCTGGAACTGTCTGAGGGACGAGTCCACGTGCAGCATCTGCCGACCCGTCACCAAAAACAACGCCGTGGCGCTCGCCGTCACCTTCCTGCTGGTCTTCGCTCTGATGATGCAGCTCTACCTGCAGATCTGCAAGATCGCCTTCCGCCATGCGCAGCAGATTGCCGTGCAGCACCAGTTCGTGGCCATCTCCACCACCAAAGGCGTCTCCACACTCTCGGCCATCTTGTGTGCCTTCGGGGCGTGTTGGCTGCCGTTTGCCATGTATTCCATAGTGGCCGACTCTAGCTACCCCGTAATATACACCTACGCCACGGTCCTCCCGGCTACCTGCTGCTCTGTGATCAACCCCATCATCTATGCGTTCCGAAACCCGGACATCCAGAAGTCGCTGTGGATGGCCTGTTGTGGATGCGTGCCATCCAACCTCTCCCTCAGACCCAGGACCTCCAGTGACGTGTAG
- the gpr185b gene encoding G-protein coupled receptor 12 isoform X2, whose protein sequence is MILSLAAAAMSSGSSLNSSSPLDPFDSSTSWSLAEDPSNSSSEPVVRTLTPDLQPATTAVAIQEVSPWDIALCVTGTLISCENALVIAVLFYTPTLRAPMFILIGSLAVADLLAGLGLILNFVFTYLVDSSVEFVTLLSVGLLISAFSASVLNILAITVDRYLSLYNALTYHTERTVTFTYVMVVFIWVSCLTLGLLPALGWNCLRDESTCSICRPVTKNNAVALAVTFLLVFALMMQLYLQICKIAFRHAQQIAVQHQFVAISTTKGVSTLSAILCAFGACWLPFAMYSIVADSSYPVIYTYATVLPATCCSVINPIIYAFRNPDIQKSLWMACCGCVPSNLSLRPRTSSDV, encoded by the coding sequence ATGATTCTCTCCCTGGCCGCAGCAGCCATGAGTAGCGGCAGCAGCCTCaactcctcctcccccctcgaCCCCTTcgactcctccacctcctggaGCCTGGCTGAGGACCCTTCCAACTCCTCCTCTGAACCAGTCGTGCGAactctgacccctgacctccaGCCGGCGACCACCGCTGTAGCCATCCAGGAAGTCAGCCCCTGGGATATCGCGCTTTGCGTGACCGGGACGCTCATCTCCTGTGAGAACGCTCTGGTGATCGCCGTGCTGTTCTACACGCCGACTCTCCGGGCTCCCATGTTCATCTTGATTGGATCGCTGGCGGTGGCGGACCTTCTCGCCGGCTTGGGCCTCATCTTGAACTTTGTCTTCACTTACTTGGTCGACAGCTCGGTGGAGTTTGTGACACTGTTGTCGGTTGGACTGCTCATCTCGGCCTTCTCTGCCTCCGTCCTCAACATCCTTGCCATCACAGTGGACCGTTACCTGTCGCTGTACAACGCCCTGACCTACCACACTGAGCGGACAGTCACCTTCACCTACGTGATGGTGGTCTTCATCTGGGTGTCATGCCTAACGCTCGGCTTGCTGCCGGCGCTCGGCTGGAACTGTCTGAGGGACGAGTCCACGTGCAGCATCTGCCGACCCGTCACCAAAAACAACGCCGTGGCGCTCGCCGTCACCTTCCTGCTGGTCTTCGCTCTGATGATGCAGCTCTACCTGCAGATCTGCAAGATCGCCTTCCGCCATGCGCAGCAGATTGCCGTGCAGCACCAGTTCGTGGCCATCTCCACCACCAAAGGCGTCTCCACACTCTCGGCCATCTTGTGTGCCTTCGGGGCGTGTTGGCTGCCGTTTGCCATGTATTCCATAGTGGCCGACTCTAGCTACCCCGTAATATACACCTACGCCACGGTCCTCCCGGCTACCTGCTGCTCTGTGATCAACCCCATCATCTATGCGTTCCGAAACCCGGACATCCAGAAGTCGCTGTGGATGGCCTGTTGTGGATGCGTGCCATCCAACCTCTCCCTCAGACCCAGGACCTCCAGTGACGTGTAG